Part of the Nitrospira sp. genome is shown below.
GTTCGCGCGGCACATCGATGAATTGAAAGCGCCAGGCCGAAGCGGTCAGGGCCGGAATCAGCGCCATGCAGATCAGCAAGGAACCGATAAAACTAAAAAACAGCGCACTAGACATCACTGACGTTCCTCATGACCGTCATCAATCGGGCACATAGGCCGGCAGCAGAGGCTGGACGGCCGCCGCCATCTGCATGACCCGCTGATCCGCCGCCTTCTCCGACTCGCCGGACTGCACGGCAGCCACCAACCGGATAAGGGCTCCATCCGTCCGTTTCATCGTGAGCGCATCCACAAACAGAAAGAACTTGACCAAATACTCGCTCGTCACCACCCGGTGGCGCTGCTTGAACCAATAGAGCACCACTTGTTTCTGCTCGCCCTTCTGGATCATCACCCGGTTGGCTCGAAACCCGCTCCCCGCCAGGACGTCACCGGGCACGACCACTTCATCGAGCGACGTGATTTCCCACCCGCCGCCGGGAATACAGGTCTTCGGAGAATGCGTCGCGCGCCCCTTTTCCTGGGAACGATAGTACGCCGCATAAACATTGATCGGGCCCCCGGGGCCTTGATAGTTGGCCAACAGGTAGTCGTCGAAACGCAACACATCGACATATTGTCGCTCCATCACCATCGGTTCACCCTGCCATCCGGCCACCTGCATGGGGAAATCGACGAAGTTCTGGCGCGGAGGAGGCACGTGGTCGCGCCCGTCGGCATGAAAAGACATCGACGTCGTCACGGCCAGGAGTCCGATGCAGGCGAAAACCGGGCCGCTCACGACAAGCGCGGCGGGACCGGGAGACAACACCGCGCCCGGGCGCGCCGCAGGCCGATCGACGCCCGGCGCAGATCCAGCGCCGACCCGCTCCAGCAGCCACATTTCCGCGCCGAGTATCGCCAGACTCAAGACGAACAGGAACCAGCCCTCGAACGCGTGCATAAACCCTTCGGCCGCGCTCTGGCCGAATCGCTCGACGAGGACTCCGATCAATCCGATCCGCAGGCCGTTCAAAAGCACCGCTAAGGGGATCGCCGAAGCGACCAGCACCACCCGCTTCCACAGGCGACTCTGGAATAGGTACGCGCTCAACAAGGTCAGGGCGATCAACGGAATCAGGTAGCGCAAGCCGCTGCAGGCTTCGACCACTTGCAGCTGGATCGGGCCGAGGTCGATGACGTTGCCTTCGCGGAAGGCCGTCACTCCGATCAGTTGAAGAAAACCGACGCCCAGCGTCGACGACATGAGTTGCAGAGAAGAAGATAGACTCTGTAACAGCATCTGCGGCGGGGGAATCATGGTCAGGAGATACCCGAGGGGAAACGCCATCTCACGGGTCGCGCACGGGCCTGCGACCGCCAGAGCCAACCCGACGATCACCAGCCACAAGGAGAGATGCTGAAGAAAATAAATAGTAGCGAGTTCACCGACGAGGTAGAGCGCAAGCCCGAGCACGGCCGGACCGAGGCCCCACCAGGACGGGACCATGCCCGCCGCCACAACCTGTTCACGGCGTAACCAGATGAGAGCCACCGTGATGACCGGCACGAAGAACCCGTGGCTGAAGTTGTCATCCTCCATCCACTGCGTCACCAAATACGCCAGACTCTCGGCATAGGCGATGCCGATCAGCACGACGACAGCCAAGGCCGCCCCCCAGAGCATGATCGGCCGGCGACGAGGAAGTCCGGGAGCGCTGACTTCGGTTAAGACCATTCCACTAGTCGGCATGGACGTCACTCCGGAGAATTCCATTTCGTACTCTTGCCCCATCAGTCCCTTAGGAAAAGTCCCGCCAGCCGGCCATTTCCAATGCAACGAGTCCCACGAATTGCGTCCCTTCGATCATGACCCGCTTCCACAACCGGCGCGGTTCGCAGGCAAACCGCCACAACCACTCGAATCCCATGTCGCCGACCCAATCGGGCGCGCGCTGCACCGTCCCCGCTAGAAACTTGAATGCGGCCCCGACCCCGAGCACCAACGGCACATCCAGCCGGTCACGATGGGCATAGATCCACTGCTCTTGCTTGGGGAGCCCGAGTCCCACCCACAACACGTCCGGCTTCGCCTCGTTGATCCGCCGGATCGCGGCCTCGTCTTCTTCTTCCGTCAACGGGCGAAACGGCGGCGAGTAGGCTCCGGCAACGGTCAACCCGGGATACTGCCGCGTCAGATTGCCCGCAAGACGCTCAAGGGTCAGATCGGTATCGCCGTAAAAGTAATGCCGGAATCCCAAGCCCTGGGTGCCGAAAAAAAAGGCTTTCATCAGATCGGTGCCGGCGACGCGGGACCGCACTGCGCCGCCCTTCCATTGCGCCACTTTCACCAGGGAGATACCGTCAGGAACGGTCAGGTCCGCCTGCCGGACCATGCGCCGGAAATCGGCCCGGTTGTGCGCCTCAACGACTGCGTGCATATCGGCCACCACGACCCAATGAGGACGGAAGCGCTCGTGCGTGACCCAATGCGTCATCACCGACACGACGTCTGGAATTTGAATCATATGGACGGGAAGCCCGAGAATCGGCACCTGGCAGAACCGACTCGCTTGCTCTTGCTCAATCGTCGCTGAAGCCATCGCAGACCTCCTTGTGATACGCACGACGCCGGATCCATGGGAGGCCAAGTCTAGCGAGTCCGCCCGATCGGCAGGCCACGCCAAGCTCAAGTTTGTGTTAACGAATCGTTAAACTGTGGGGAGCTCGGGAGTTGCAGTTGAGAGAACTGAATCCGGCAGGGGGGTACCAGACTGGCCGGACAAGACCGGGTCAGTAGACGACTTCCCGAAGCGATTCCCGGTGGGCCTGAAACCAGGACACCGTTTTTTCAATGCCTTCCGGCAGGGACTGTTGCGCCAGGAAGTGGAACAACTCTGCGGCTTTGGAGACGTCGACGCACCGGCGGGGCTGCCCGTTGGGCTTGCGCGTATCCCAGACAAACTCCCCGGAATAGCCGACTTTCTGAGCAACCAGCATAGCCAGATCCCGGATCGAGATTTCCAGCCCGCTCCCCAGATTGACCGGTTCGCTTCGATCATAATGTTCCGCCGCCGCCAGGATGCCCTCCGCCGCATCCTCGACGTACAGGAATTCACGAGTGGGCGTCCCGTCTCCCCAGATCGTCACGGCAGCCGCATCCTGCTCTTTCGCTTCGGTGCACTTGCGGATGAGCGCAGGAATGACGTGAGACGTTTCGAGATGGAAATTGTCCCTGGGGCCGTACAGATTCACAGGAAACAGCACCATCGCATTGAACCCGTACTGGGTACGATAGGCTTGCGCTTGAACCAGGAGCATCTTCTTTGCGAGCCCATAAGGAGCATTGGTCTCCTCCGGATAACCGTCCCAGAGCGCCGCTTCTTGAAAGGGAATGGGCGCATGCTTCGGGTACGCGCAGATCGTGCCGAGCGCCACGAATTTCTTGAGGCCGCGGCGCCGCCCGACTTCCATCAATTGCGCGCCCATCATCAGATTGTCGTAGAAAAATTGACCGGCGCAGGCCTGATTGGCGCCGATCCCCCCGACACGAGCCGCTAAATGAAGGACCAGATCAGGGCGGGCGTCATCATACAGCCGTTCGACGGCATCCATGGTAACCAGGTCATAGTCCCGGCTCCTCGGCACCACGATCGCTCCACATCCGCGCTCTCTCAGCTTCTCCACAACGTAAGAGCCCAGAAAGCCGGCGCCGCCCGTTACCACAACCCTTTGATCTCTCCAGAAGTGCATAATTCCGCCTTTGCCTGGACACCGGTGAGGCGCTGCTGTTCCGCGTCCATGTCGGCCCGCACCATCGTCCGGACCAGGTCATGGAAAGACATCGTAGGCCGCCACCCCAAATCGCGGGCTGCCTTGCTCGCATCGCCGATCAGCAGATCCACTTCGGTCGGACGGTAATAGCGAGGGTCGATCTTCACGTACTGCGTCCAATCCAAATCGAGGACACCGAAGGCCACATCCAGCAACTCCCGCACGGAATGGGTTTCTCCGGTCGCGACGACATAATCATCGGGGCGATCGGCCTGCAGCATCATCCACATGGCCTCTACGTAGTCACCGGCGAATCCCCAATCGCGCTTCGCGTCGAGGTTGCCCAGAAACAGTTCGTGTTGCAGGCCGAGCTTGATGCGCGCGGCCGACTTGGTGATTTTCCGGCTGACGAATGTTTCCCCGCGGCGCGGCGACTCGTGAT
Proteins encoded:
- the xrtD gene encoding VPLPA-CTERM-specific exosortase XrtD, producing the protein MPTSGMVLTEVSAPGLPRRRPIMLWGAALAVVVLIGIAYAESLAYLVTQWMEDDNFSHGFFVPVITVALIWLRREQVVAAGMVPSWWGLGPAVLGLALYLVGELATIYFLQHLSLWLVIVGLALAVAGPCATREMAFPLGYLLTMIPPPQMLLQSLSSSLQLMSSTLGVGFLQLIGVTAFREGNVIDLGPIQLQVVEACSGLRYLIPLIALTLLSAYLFQSRLWKRVVLVASAIPLAVLLNGLRIGLIGVLVERFGQSAAEGFMHAFEGWFLFVLSLAILGAEMWLLERVGAGSAPGVDRPAARPGAVLSPGPAALVVSGPVFACIGLLAVTTSMSFHADGRDHVPPPRQNFVDFPMQVAGWQGEPMVMERQYVDVLRFDDYLLANYQGPGGPINVYAAYYRSQEKGRATHSPKTCIPGGGWEITSLDEVVVPGDVLAGSGFRANRVMIQKGEQKQVVLYWFKQRHRVVTSEYLVKFFLFVDALTMKRTDGALIRLVAAVQSGESEKAADQRVMQMAAAVQPLLPAYVPD
- a CDS encoding WecB/TagA/CpsF family glycosyltransferase, which encodes MASATIEQEQASRFCQVPILGLPVHMIQIPDVVSVMTHWVTHERFRPHWVVVADMHAVVEAHNRADFRRMVRQADLTVPDGISLVKVAQWKGGAVRSRVAGTDLMKAFFFGTQGLGFRHYFYGDTDLTLERLAGNLTRQYPGLTVAGAYSPPFRPLTEEEDEAAIRRINEAKPDVLWVGLGLPKQEQWIYAHRDRLDVPLVLGVGAAFKFLAGTVQRAPDWVGDMGFEWLWRFACEPRRLWKRVMIEGTQFVGLVALEMAGWRDFS
- a CDS encoding GDP-L-fucose synthase, which encodes MHFWRDQRVVVTGGAGFLGSYVVEKLRERGCGAIVVPRSRDYDLVTMDAVERLYDDARPDLVLHLAARVGGIGANQACAGQFFYDNLMMGAQLMEVGRRRGLKKFVALGTICAYPKHAPIPFQEAALWDGYPEETNAPYGLAKKMLLVQAQAYRTQYGFNAMVLFPVNLYGPRDNFHLETSHVIPALIRKCTEAKEQDAAAVTIWGDGTPTREFLYVEDAAEGILAAAEHYDRSEPVNLGSGLEISIRDLAMLVAQKVGYSGEFVWDTRKPNGQPRRCVDVSKAAELFHFLAQQSLPEGIEKTVSWFQAHRESLREVVY